TACGCTCCGAACAACATGGAACCCAACACCGATCgcagtggaacaccactggacacaggcttccagtcacaaagacaatctttgaccatcaccctctgcctgctgccaggaagccaattttggtatcaatttgccctggatcccatcTTGACCAGTCCCCCATGTCAGACCTGGTCACAAACCTTACTGAAGTCGATATGGGCtacatgtgggcggcacagtgggtagcactgttgctccatagTTCcatgattccaggttcgattcccgacttgggtcactgtctgtgtggagtctgcacgttctctccgtgtctgtgtgggtttcttccgggtgctctgggttcctcccacaagtcccgaaagacgtgcttcttaggtgaattggacattctgaattctccctccatgtacataCAGGGGCTGGCTgatcacagggctaaagagctgacttttaaagcagaccaaggaaggccagcagcacggttcaattcccgtaccagcctccccgaacaggcgccggattgtggcgaccaggggcttttcacagtaacttcatttgaagcctacttgtgacaataagcgattttcattttcatgtacccaaacaggcaccggaatgcggcgactgggggattttcacagtaacttcattgcagtgttaatgtaagcctacttgtgacaaaagataTTATTATCAACTGCACTCCCCTcaactacacacctagtcacctcctcggaAAATGCAAATGAAATCGAATCCAGAGAAtccttctgcaccgaccctccgatagagcatgctacccaggtccactccccctctctatcccctttaacccacctaccttttggacactaaggggcaattgttcatggccaatccacctatcctgcacatcgttggactgtgggaggaaactggagcacccggaggaaacccacgcagacacgggaagaacgagcAAACACCACACAATGTAGACCATAGATCTCTTCCTTTCCAACCCTCCACCGTCTTCCTTCAAACCAACTTTCTCCTTCTCATTTCCTGCTTTCAGAGACTCAAAACTTAAgaatcagagagttttacagcacagaaagatgcccttcggcccatcgtgaaaATGCTGCCTGTTCAGCCACAGCAGGTCAAAGATGAAAAGAGAGTGCAACAGCTTAGCACTTCATGAAGACACATAGCCATTTGATCTGTCCCTCTCTGCCACCAGCTCAGATATGACACTGCACAAACTTAGCAGCCACGATAGAGTTGGGATCAGCTGTGGTGAAACACTGGAACTGGATCCAGGTCAGGGTGAAATATAGTTTGCTTGCCAGTTCATTGGATGGTGAGGTCAGAGATGGGTTCTGCTATGGGTGGACTCAGATGAGGATTTTAAAGGCACGGATGAGGGTGAACATTGAGATGCTGAGTGGATTGGCTGGCTTGACAGACAGTCAGTCCCCTTCACTGTCAAGCAGCATGTAGAGGTCTGACTCCAAGTCTCCAAATTGGCAGAGGACATTGTGCAGAACGTGCCCTGTCCACAGCCTCTGCTCCATCTCCTTGTTCTGGTGCAGAACCAGAGGCACTGCTATTGCTGCTCAGAAACCTGTTACAGCCTTTGTTTGGGTCGGTCTTTATAAGACataatctccctttgacaaagccatgctgactatccttgattgatTCTTGCCTCAGCaacagagattaattctgtccctcagaatatttATTTCCTGaccactcataagaacataagaattaggaacaggagaaggccatctggcccctcgagcctgctccgccatttaatgagatcacggctgatctttgtggactcagctccactctctggcccgtacaccatatccccgaatccctttattctttagaaaggcacctatctttttcttaaaaacgtttaaagaaggagctcaactgcttcactgggcaaggaattccagagattcacaaccctttgggtgaagaagttcctcctacactccgtcctaaatctacctccccttattttgaggctatgccccctagttctgctttccccgaccagtggaaacaacctgcccgcatctatcctatctattcccttcataattttatatgtctcaataagatccccccgcatccttctaaattccaatgagtacagtcccagtctactcaacctctcgtcataatcttatcccctcaactctgggatcaacctagtgaatctcctctgcactccctccagtgccaatatgtcctttctcaggtaaggagaccaaaactaacacaatactccagatgtggcctcaccaacaccctatacaattgcagcataacctcactagtcttgaactccatccctctagcaatgaaagacaaaactcgattagccttcttaatcacctgttgcacctgcacaccaactttttgtgactcgtgcaccagcacacccaggtccctctgcacagcagcatgttttaacatcttaccatttaaataataatccattctgctgttatccctcccaaaatggatagcctcacacttggcaacattgaattcgatctgccagaccctagcccattcacctaacctatccaaatccttctgcagacttcaggtatcctctgcactttttgctttaccactcatcttagtgtcgtctgcaaactttgacacattgcacttggtccccaactccaaatcgtctatgtaaattgtgaacaactgcaggcccaacactgatccttgagggaccccactagttacaggttgccaaccagagaaacacccatatccccactctctgctttctgttagttaaccaatcctctacccatgctaccactttaccctcaatgccatgcatctttagtttatgcagcaaccttttgtgtggcaccttgtcaaaagctttctggaaatccagatataccacatctattggctccccgttacctactgcactggtaacggcctcaaaaaattctaccaaattagtcagacacgacctaccctttgtgaacccatgctgcgtctgcccaatgggacaatttccctccaggtgccccgctatttcctccttaataatagattctagcattttccctccaaccgaagttaggcttaccggcctataattacccgctttctgccgacctccttttttaaacagtggtgtcacgtttgctactttccaatcctctgggaccaccccagagtctagtgaattttgataaattatcactagtgcgtttacaatttccctagccatctcttttaacactctgggatgcatcccatcagggccaggagactggtctacctttagccccattagcttgcccaatactgcctccttagtgattacaatcatttcaaggtcctcacctatcatatgcttatttccatcagtcactggcatgttatttgtgtcctccactgtgaagactgacccaaaaaacctgttcagctcctcagccatttccccgtctcctattattaaatctcccttctcatcttccaaaggaccaatatttaccttagccactcttttttgtcttatacatttgtagaagcttttactatctgcttttatgttctgagccagtttactttcatagtctaccttactcttctttatggcttttttagtagctttctgttgtcccctaaaaacttcccagtccactagtctcccactaatttttgccactttgtatgttttttccttcaatttgatactctccctcacctccttcgatatccaaggtcgatttttcccctttctaccgtctttcttttttgtcggtatgaaccttttctgaacactgtgaaagatcgctcggaaggttctccactgttcctcaactgcttcaccatgaactctttgctcctagtctaccttagctagttcttctctcatcccattgtaatcgcctttgtttaagcacaaaacactagtgtttgattttaccttgtcatcctccagctgtatttcaaattccaccatattgtggtcgctccttccaagaggatcctgaactatgagatcattaatcaatcctgcctcattacacaggaccagatctaggaccgcttgttcccttgtaggttccattacatactgttccaggaaattatcccgggcacattctataaactcctcctcaaggctgcctttaccaacctggttaaaccaatcgatatgcagattaaaatctcccaagataaccgctgtaccatttctacatgcatccgttatttatttgcttattgcctgccctaccatcctgttactatttggtggcctatagacttctcctttcagtgaccttttcgccttactattcctgatttccaccaaaattgattcaaccttgcccTCCatggcaccaatatcatcccttactattgcccggatgccatccttaaacaacaaagctacaccaccgcccttaccgtccattctatcctttcgtatagtctgatacccttggatatttaactcccagtcgtgaccatcttttaaccatgtttcagtaatggccactaaatcatagtcattcacgatgatttgcgccatcaactcatttaccttatttcgtatactacgagcattcaggtaaagtacacttatgctgttttttatgtctttgttatgaatcctaacaccttgatcagtaacttttcgcaatttatttttcctcttaccctttctcctaattttcctcgtctttgaacccatatctctacataataacctgtcacgtaacctgctgccttgatctccattaaccattatactgtcatgatgtggagatgccggcgttggactggggtgagcacagtacgaagtcttacaacaccaggttaaagtccaacaggtttgtttcgatgtcactagctttcggagcgctgctccttcctcaggtgaatgaagacctcttcattcacctgaggaaggagcagcactccgaaagctagtgatatcgaaacaaacctgttggactttaacctggtgttgtaagactccattatactgtccatagctttacccttcccttccccccaacttgctagtttaaagtccttgtgaccaacctatttatcctattcgctagaacactggtcccagaatggttcaggtgaagaccgtcccaacggtacaggtccctcctgccccagtactgatgccaatgccccatgaaatggaatccctctttcccgcaccactcctttagccacgtgttaacactcacgttaaactcactggtctgtaatctcCTGGATTTTCCCTactcttcttgaataatggaaccacattatctgtcctccagtcctctggcaccgctcctgtgaccagagatttgaaaattattctcagagcctctgcaatctcctctcttgcggcccacagcagcctgggaaacatctcatctgggcctgaggatttaaacaagtcaccatgtgaaggtgagaatgagaacatAAATGtaatggggagaaaagaaagtgttttacttacAGGGTTtagaggaggtttcagtctgtgtgaagcgagaggagcagcaggtttgCTGGGCAGACAGTGAAGGAAACTCCGTGCAGCCAGTGACACAGGCCCCAAATTCTGATTGGATGGAGGATCAGCGCCAATCCAATCCTCCACAAGTTCCTATTGGCCAATGTCActcatggagacaatgaggggGCGGACAGGGATTTGACCTCCTTACGCTGAGCTGTTGTCCAATCCGCAATATTTTGTTTCTGTGACCAGGGATGTTGCTCCCAATGGGAGACTGTGTGCTGGGAACGCCCATCTGAGTCATTGTGACGTCCCACGGAGCCCTGCCTGAATCACTGCTCCGCGGAGACGtttccgggttccagtgcgcaggcccggcgggCGCAGACGAGCCCCGCCCCCAGTCGTTGTTTCCCCACCCCCTGCACATcagcagacaaggtttccaggcaaccggctgacgcttccggccagagcgagaagccgctcggtgttctccatctccacctgcgcatgtccaagggagacagGGAACTGCGCAGCGCAGAGGAGAGCCCACCCTCTGACCTTCCTGCTCAGGTGTTCGCCAATGAGAAACTgggaggaccggaaagactctggTCCTtaagccaatcagagcgcgggttTTGTGTGAATGACAATTGAGCTTCACACGGACTGAAACTGCctgctgtctccaacatctgtgagtaaaacactttcttttctccccctttccatttcttttctccccctttccatttcttttctcattctcaccttcaattggtcacttgcaacaactgaagggaaaggaagtgaatccagggagggtgcagactctgcaaagcttggcccaggtctctctctctctctcttaaagacattgacatcctttgctccctcagcttcacacatttatttgtctggctaaaaggatggtctctttcctcacgttcacaattaaagggctggtttcccagaGATGGCTGACCATTAAGGGAACAGCAAATTAATATCAGATCAAGAAATGTCcagtgttatatggtacagattagatacatTATTTATGTTTGTGTAAAGTACAttgattattatttctagttttgtaatctgtagctacgttatataattccagtcatctcttccctcagagtgtTGTTAATCTCTGGAATTATTTTCCCACaggaaccagtggagtctgggttcattgaatatattcaaggaaatTGGACAGAAATATTTTTTGGAATTTAAAGTGCccagtctttttttttttcaattgagggcctCTCTCTCTTGGACATGTGCAGTTCCGGTCATCCGCTCGCCCGTGCGGTGGATAGAGCAGTTTCTTCAGCACGGGGGAATTGTGGGAGCTGCGGCCACCATTACTTCTCCAGAGCCCAGTCTCCAacctcctgggactgggatgaaaagtgaaGGGGTGGACATTGACCCCAACATGACAAGGTACATGTGGCTAGTAATTGGTTTTGAttgtgacacctcccccccacccccctcaccaaaacatctttttttaaatttaaagtacccaaataatgttttttccaattaagggccaatttagtatggccaatccacttaccctgcacatctttgggttgtggaaataagacccacgcagacacggggattttgtgtaaactccacacagatcgaacctgggtcctcggcgctgtgaaacTAGATAGATTTCTGATTGATGAGAGAGTTGAGGGTcacggggaacaggtaggaaaatggactgaaaagttaagatgaggagtgaattcttcacttgaggatgtggtgaagctttggaattctctactccagaggactgtggagcctcagtcatcaaataTTTTCCAGATTGAGATTGATAGGTTGAGAGATGTTGAAGtcaccaagggatatgggggataatgtggggaaatggtgctgagctaaATCGGCGATTGGGCTCAATACAGGGTTGAGCCAAAGTTCAGTGGgtcaaatggccgactgcagctcatatttgttatggtcgctgtgtccaggacaggaaaccGTGAACatgaatctgtcaatcagcctgaatcagtaccttcaggagaattgggtgaatattagatacagccgagtgagaatggagggagagtgtgtgggatgcagATTTACGGCATGTGGGGAATgagtggaaagaatgttccataggaaccagaattgtctgttctgagtttctatcctgtacagacagtgataacttttgtaaattgtttttacaggatattaggagaggagtaattacagacagaaatctcaaacatcacctcttgatctgacagtcacttgatccCTTGGAGAACACCCACCCGAGTGAGaatgttccagtgcactgactatggaaagagctttaatcagttacacagcctgaaaaaacaccgcACTATTCACAGCGGCGGGGGAAGACTGTACAAATGTTCTCTGTgtgggtaaggcttcaattgtctgaCCTagggagacacaaggagacccaaaacatggagaaacagtggaaatgctgggactgtgggaatggattcaaagcaccatctgcactggaagctcattggcgcattcacactgggaggcaccattcagctgctctgtgtgggaaaggattcagtcagtcatttaccctgcaaacacaccagagggttcacactggggagaggccattgaacTTTTCAcagtgtgcgaagggattcactcaattatccagcctgcagaggcacaagtgggttcacactggggagaggccgttcatctgctctcagtgtgggaagggattctgtgaatcatccacactgcggtgacaccagggagttcacactggggagaagacattcagctgctctgagtgtgggaagggattcaatcaatTATCTACCTTGACGTCCCACCGGCGAGTtctcactggggagagaccgttcacctgctctcagtgtgggaagggattcactcaatcatccagcctgaagtcacaccaatgagttcacactgaggagaagtcattcacctgctctcagtgtgggaacggattcagTGTTTCCtcatacctgctgagacaccaacaagttcacaattgattccaggggttggattctgctgttattgtttctgcttcaattacatccaggactgcattttgttcattctgacacttggtgaagagggagggttggagggtttctttctgctggacttggcAGTCTcatgactttgcctccagtgggcttcagtaacaagaaaaattaaagattccattaggtcaaaggaagaggctcattgatagattacagatttattgctttattggtacctttaagaattggtgCAGTAAAATTCTTAAATTCAGTTTCTAGAATTGAATAAAttaggaagcctcagctgagaatttgaaaccaataaggggttagaccattgataagaatttctttaagaataaagtttcatgactaaagtttgttctgttttcatgctttaagaaattctgaaccatctattcatttcctaatattttttaatgtttttgtttaactctctttattatgttttgatgtTTTATTTGatgtgccttcttcacttccgcctggggtgggatgtaaaccgccgtgatgatggtagaagtgaactccatggaaggtagtttggatggcacttcacagtcgggtattccaggtccggggagcagtagttcgccaggatcgccacatcctagcagcaggaggagttgatgagaagaCAAATCTCTCCACCcattccaggttcagtcctggatgtgattaacagcaggaataacagcagaatctaaccatcatcacttgtgaaccctttggtgtctcagcatgttggacgactgagtgaatccctccccacagtgagaggtgaatggcttctttccagtgtgaacgcactggtgtctccgcaatgtggatgatgtttgaaacctctttgtgcagggagagcagctgaacggtctctcctcagtgtgaatgcgctggtctgacatcagtacccgagagcttttaaacccactcccatagtcagagcatttaaagggtctctcattggtgtgagtgacattgtggttcagcaagtgatgaccgagtgaatcttttcccagtcggagaggtgaactatCTCTCCCCGGTGtggcctcgctcgtgtttcatcaggttggatgaggttctaaagctctttgtgcagtgagagcagctgaacggtctctcctcagagtgaacgcgctggtgggacatcagtcgctgtgagcttttgaaacccctccagcagtcagagcatttaaagggcctgctcttggtgtgagtgacatggtgtttcagcaggctggataattgagtgaaacccatatcacacacagtgcagatgaatggcctctccccggtgtgaactcgttcgtgtctccgcaggttgccaatgtcagtgaatcccttttcacactgagagcaggtgaaaggcctctcgccagtgtgaactcgttcgtgtctccgaaggatgccaatgtcaatgaatcccttttcacactgagagcaggtgaacggtctctctccagtgtgaactcgttcgtgtctccgaaggatgccaatgtcagtgaatcccttttcacactgagagcaggtgaaaggcctctctccagtgtgaacccgttcgtgtctccgcaggctgccaatgtcagtgaatcccttttcacactgagagcaggtgaaaggtctctctccagtgtgaatgcgttcgtgtctccgcaggctgccactatcagtgaatcccttttcacactgagagcaggtgaaaggcctctctccagtgtgaactcgttcatgtctccgcaggttgctaatgtcagtgaatcccttttcacactgagagcaggtgaaaggcctctctccagtgtgaacactctggtggctctgcagtctggataaccgagtgaatcccttcccacagtcagagcaggtgaacggcctctccccagtgtgaactcgttcgtgtctccgcaggctgccaatgtcagtgaatcccttttcacactgagagcaggtgaaaggtctctctccagtgtgaatgcgttcgTGTCTCCACAGGCTGCCActatcagtgaatcccttttcacactgagagcaggtgaaaggcctctctccagtgtgaactcgttcatgtctccgcaggttgctaatgtcagtgaatcccttttcacactgagagcaggtgaaaggcctctctccagtgtgaacactctggtggctctgcagtctggataactgagtgaatcccttcccacagtcagagcaggtgaacggcctctccccagtgtgaactcgttcgtgtctccgcaggttgccaatctgagtgaatctcttttcacactgagagcaggtgaaagacctttctccagtgtgaactctctggtggctctgcagtctggataactgagtgaatcccttcccacagtcagagcaggtgaacggcttctctccagtgtgactgcattgatgcctttccagcccatacgggcctttgaatcccttcccacaatcctcacatttccatggtctctccatggtccgggtgatctcaccgcgttggacgatcagttgaagcctcatccacacacagaacacctatacagtctctccctgatgTGAacggtgtagtattttttcaggctgtgtcattggttaaagctctttccacagtcagtgctctgtaatagtctcacacgggtgtgtgtgtgtgtctcagtgcttttccagacacactgatgtttaaaatatcttgaagcagacagaatagacaaacatttctccttctagattcaaaggccgatgatcttca
This portion of the Scyliorhinus torazame isolate Kashiwa2021f chromosome 5, sScyTor2.1, whole genome shotgun sequence genome encodes:
- the LOC140420628 gene encoding uncharacterized protein, coding for MRLQLIVQRGEITRTMERPWKCEDCGKGFKGPYGLERHQCSHTGEKPFTCSDCGKGFTQLSRLQSHQRVHTGERSFTCSQCEKRFTQIGNLRRHERVHTGERPFTCSDCGKGFTQLSRLQSHQSVHTGERPFTCSQCEKGFTDISNLRRHERVHTGERPFTCSQCEKGFTDSGSLWRHERIHTGERPFTCSQCEKGFTDIGSLRRHERVHTGERPFTCSDCGKGFTRLSRLQSHQSVHTGERPFTCSQCEKGFTDISNLRRHERVHTGERPFTCSQCEKGFTDSGSLRRHERIHTGERPFTCSQCEKGFTDIGSLRRHERVHTGERPFTCSQCEKGFTDIGILRRHERVHTGERPFTCSQCEKGFIDIGILRRHERVHTGERPFTCSQCEKGFTDIGNLRRHERVHTGERPFICTVCDMGFTQLSSLLKHHVTHTKSRPFKCSDCWRGFKSSQRLMSHQRVHSEERPFSCSHCTKSFRTSSNLMKHERGHTGER